From Rhodanobacteraceae bacterium, the proteins below share one genomic window:
- a CDS encoding adenylosuccinate lyase: MAHLDSLTALSPLDGRYAAKVDALRPIFSEYGLMHRRVAVEIAWLIALSDEPGIAELPPFSAAARATLQKIADGFSVADAQRIKDIEATTNHDVKAVEYFIKERIGDDAALKQAKEFVHFACTSEDINNLSYALMLRDAREQVLLPELDKVIGKLRELAHAHADLPMLSRTHGQTASPTTLGKEMANVVARLQRQRAQLAAIGIPGKINGAVGNFNAHAIAYPEIDWRAFSKRFIESLGLEWQEYTTQIEPHDGVAELCDAQRRIDTILIDLARDTWGYISLGYFKQRLKQGEVGSSTMPHKVNPIDFENAEGNFGVANALLGHFSEKLPISRWQRDLTDSTTLRALGEAFGHALIGFASLEKGLGKLEVNADRIAADLDASWEVLAEAIQTVMRRHGLPEPYEQLKALTRGKGITRETLQAFIAPLALPDADKQRLLALTPATYIGLAAEMARGI, encoded by the coding sequence ATGGCCCACCTAGACTCCCTGACCGCCCTGTCGCCGCTGGACGGACGTTACGCCGCCAAGGTCGACGCGTTGCGCCCGATCTTCAGCGAATACGGCCTGATGCACCGGCGCGTCGCGGTGGAAATCGCGTGGCTGATCGCGCTTTCGGACGAGCCCGGCATCGCGGAGTTGCCGCCTTTCTCTGCCGCCGCACGCGCGACCCTGCAGAAAATCGCGGACGGCTTTTCGGTCGCCGATGCACAACGCATCAAGGACATCGAGGCGACCACCAACCACGACGTCAAGGCGGTCGAGTATTTCATCAAGGAACGCATCGGCGACGACGCCGCACTGAAACAGGCGAAGGAATTCGTGCACTTTGCCTGCACGTCGGAAGACATCAACAACCTTTCCTACGCGCTGATGCTGCGCGACGCGCGCGAACAGGTGCTGCTGCCGGAACTCGACAAGGTCATCGGCAAGCTGCGCGAACTCGCGCACGCCCACGCCGACCTGCCGATGCTGTCGCGTACCCACGGCCAGACCGCGTCGCCCACCACGCTGGGCAAGGAAATGGCCAACGTGGTCGCGCGGCTGCAACGCCAGCGCGCGCAACTCGCGGCCATCGGGATTCCCGGCAAGATCAACGGTGCGGTCGGCAACTTCAACGCACACGCGATCGCCTATCCCGAAATCGACTGGCGCGCCTTCTCGAAACGCTTCATCGAATCGCTGGGCCTTGAGTGGCAGGAATACACGACGCAGATCGAACCGCACGACGGCGTCGCCGAACTCTGCGACGCGCAGCGCCGCATCGACACGATCCTGATCGACCTCGCGCGCGACACCTGGGGTTACATCTCGCTGGGCTACTTCAAGCAGCGCCTGAAACAGGGCGAAGTCGGTTCCTCGACCATGCCGCACAAGGTCAACCCGATCGACTTCGAAAACGCCGAGGGCAACTTCGGCGTCGCCAACGCGCTGCTAGGGCATTTCAGCGAGAAGCTGCCGATCAGCCGCTGGCAGCGTGACCTCACCGATTCCACCACGCTGCGCGCGTTGGGTGAAGCGTTCGGCCACGCGCTGATCGGTTTCGCGTCACTGGAAAAAGGCCTCGGCAAACTGGAAGTCAACGCCGATCGCATCGCCGCCGACCTCGATGCAAGCTGGGAAGTGCTGGCCGAAGCGATCCAGACCGTGATGCGCCGCCACGGCTTGCCGGAACCCTACGAACAATTGAAGGCGCTGACGCGCGGCAAGGGCATCACGCGCGAAACACTGCAGGCGTTCATCGCGCCGCTCGCGCTTCCCGATGCCGACAAGCAGCGCCTGCTGGCGTTGACGCCGGCCACTTACATCGGGCTTGCCGCAGAGATGGCCCGCGGTATCTGA
- a CDS encoding Glucose dehydrogenase, PQQ-dependent, whose translation MRNMTGWCVAFGLAALLAGCGRYTPPPPAADAGWAYYGGDAGGSRYSTAAQITPANVKHLQVAWTFRSGEDGAGFPGDEWTSHMTWEATPILYDGALYFTTSETNVVAVDATTGKLRWRHDSHVPKLWYSDAASRGVTLWIDPQSPAYAPCHARIFAPTLDSRLLALDAKTGKLCEDFANHGVLDLLPGIRSTWRPGDKWRNYLVTSPPVILDGKVIFGSSVGDNRGVELERGTVRAYDARTGKFAWGWDPIPRDPSNPVYAQWTPKAAAITGAANAWAPLSVDTQRHLVFVPTGSASPDFFGGLRPGDNRWANSVIALDGDTGKLAWGYQLVHHDLWDYDSAAQPSLVTLQHDGRAIPAVIQPTKTGMLFTFDRENGTPVFPIVEKAVPQDGAPGEVPSKTQPFPTMPSPLVRQGPVTKNDLAHISFGCHLERYKSEGIFTPPSVQGSIEQPGYAGGVEWGGLAFDPIHQVAVVNTNDLPMVVALVPRDQLEAQKRSKQYDDWGFSLMRGTPFAMRRRPWTSSMGAPCIKPPWGELSAIDMRSGKRLWQIPLGNAIKNHWNLGMPGMGGPVVTASGLVFVAATMDDDIRAIDEHSGKLLWQYHLPAGGQATPMTYAIGGRQYLVIVAGGHGELGTRRGDYVIAFALPK comes from the coding sequence ATGCGCAACATGACGGGCTGGTGCGTCGCGTTCGGATTGGCGGCACTCCTCGCCGGCTGCGGCCGTTACACGCCACCGCCGCCCGCCGCCGATGCCGGCTGGGCGTATTACGGAGGCGATGCCGGCGGCTCACGTTACTCGACCGCCGCCCAGATCACGCCCGCGAACGTGAAACACCTGCAAGTCGCCTGGACCTTCCGCAGCGGCGAGGACGGCGCGGGCTTCCCCGGTGACGAGTGGACCAGCCATATGACGTGGGAAGCGACGCCGATCCTCTACGACGGCGCGCTTTATTTCACCACCAGCGAAACCAACGTGGTGGCGGTTGATGCGACCACCGGCAAGTTGCGTTGGCGCCACGATTCGCATGTCCCGAAACTCTGGTACTCGGATGCAGCTTCGCGCGGCGTCACGTTGTGGATCGATCCGCAATCGCCGGCATACGCTCCGTGCCACGCGCGCATCTTCGCGCCCACGCTCGATAGCCGCCTGCTGGCGCTGGACGCGAAGACCGGCAAGCTGTGCGAAGACTTCGCCAATCACGGCGTGCTGGATTTGCTGCCCGGCATCCGCTCGACCTGGAGGCCGGGTGACAAATGGCGCAATTACCTGGTCACTTCGCCGCCGGTGATCCTCGATGGCAAGGTGATTTTCGGCTCGTCGGTCGGCGACAACCGCGGCGTGGAACTGGAGCGCGGCACGGTGCGCGCCTACGACGCGCGCACGGGCAAGTTCGCGTGGGGCTGGGATCCGATTCCGCGCGATCCGTCCAACCCGGTGTACGCGCAATGGACGCCGAAGGCGGCGGCGATCACGGGCGCCGCCAACGCGTGGGCGCCGTTGTCGGTCGACACGCAGCGGCATCTGGTGTTCGTGCCGACCGGTTCGGCCAGTCCCGATTTCTTCGGCGGCTTGCGCCCGGGCGACAACCGCTGGGCGAATTCGGTGATCGCGCTGGACGGCGACACCGGCAAGCTGGCGTGGGGCTATCAACTGGTACACCACGACCTGTGGGACTACGACAGCGCCGCACAACCTTCACTCGTCACGCTGCAACACGACGGCCGCGCGATTCCTGCCGTCATCCAGCCGACCAAGACCGGCATGCTGTTCACCTTCGATCGCGAGAATGGCACGCCGGTTTTTCCGATCGTGGAAAAAGCCGTGCCGCAGGACGGCGCGCCGGGCGAGGTGCCGTCGAAGACGCAGCCGTTTCCGACGATGCCCTCCCCATTGGTGCGGCAAGGTCCGGTGACGAAGAACGATCTCGCGCATATCTCGTTCGGCTGCCATCTCGAGCGCTACAAATCCGAAGGCATCTTCACACCGCCCAGCGTGCAGGGCAGCATCGAGCAACCAGGCTACGCGGGCGGCGTCGAATGGGGCGGGCTGGCGTTCGATCCAATTCACCAGGTCGCCGTGGTGAATACCAACGATCTGCCGATGGTGGTCGCGTTGGTGCCGCGCGACCAACTCGAAGCGCAAAAGCGCTCGAAGCAATACGACGACTGGGGCTTTTCCCTCATGCGCGGTACGCCCTTTGCGATGCGCCGCAGGCCCTGGACCTCGTCGATGGGAGCACCATGCATCAAGCCGCCATGGGGCGAACTGAGCGCCATCGACATGCGCAGCGGCAAACGGCTCTGGCAGATACCGCTCGGCAACGCGATCAAGAATCACTGGAACCTCGGCATGCCCGGCATGGGCGGGCCGGTCGTGACTGCCTCCGGCCTGGTCTTCGTCGCGGCAACGATGGACGACGACATCCGCGCCATCGACGAGCACAGCGGCAAGCTGCTGTGGCAATACCATTTGCCCGCCGGCGGCCAAGCCACACCGATGACCTACGCGATCGGCGGCAGGCAATACCTGGTGATCGTCGCCGGCGGACACGGCGAACTCGGCACCAGGCGCGGTGATTACGTCATCGCGTTCGCATTGCCAAAGTGA